The Streptomyces cyanogenus DNA segment GGTCCCGGCGGCACGGTCGTCGTCCACGGCGTCGTCGAACTCCGCCGCCTCCACCCGCTGGGCCTGCGCCAGCAGCCGCTGGGGTTCCGCCACGGTGTAGTCACGGCGGATCAGCACACTGATGGCGTTCGGTTCGTCCGGGCCCGCGTACGGCGGCAGGGTGTCCTCCGCCCCGGGGATCTCGAAGGGCGTGACCTCGTCGAAACGGTCGTAGAGCAGCTCGTCGTACGCCTCGGCGGCAGCGGCCAGCTGGTTGAACGCCTCGGAGACGGCCGGGTCGTCCTCCCCCGTCCTGCGTTCGACCGCGGCCAGGTGGCGGTCGATCGCGGTCTTGACCGCCTCGGCGGCGGCACGTACCTCGGCAGCGGTGGGCTGCGCAGCATCAGACATAGTGCAGACGCTATCCGTACCGGGCACCAGCCCGCACAATAGATGCGATGCCGGAATACGAATTTGTCGACGTGTACGTGCCTCGCGGGGTCTCCCGCAAGGAGGCGACACGTCTGCTGACGGACCATGCCGAGTACGGACACTGGGAGTTGGACCGACTGAGCCTGTTGCGCGACGGCAGCCGCAGGGTGCGGTTGCGCCGGCGGATCATCCGCCAGGTGCGTGCCACGTGGTGACTCCGGACCTGTGACCGGACAAGACGGAAGCGGGCCCCGCCGGCATGGCAGGGCCCGCTCCGCTTGTGGTCACGCCGCGGCCCGTGCCTTGCGGTACAGCACCGAGCCGGCGAGCAGTGCACCCGCGCCGACCGGCAGCGCGATACCGAGCGGCACCTCGCTGCCCGTGTGCGCGAGCTGGGCGGTGCTCAGCGGCTGGGTGGAGCGGCCCGCCTCGGCCCTGACCTGGGAGGCACCGTGGCCCGTGGAGCCGCCCTTGCCGGTCTGGGTGCCCGTGCCGGGGTGACCGGGGTGACCGGGCTTACCCGGCTGACCGGGGTGCCCCGGGTGACCAGGCTGGCCCGGGTGACCAGGCTGACCCGGGTGACCAGGCTGACCCGGCTCGCCCGGCCCGCCCGGCTTCCCGGGCGGGGTGCCCTGCTCGCTCCCGCCACCGTTGGCGCAGTCGTTGCCCGCCGTGGGGTTGCCGGCCCCGACGACGTCGACGCTGTTGCCGCAGACGTTCACCGGGACGTCGACCGGCACCTGCACGGTGTTGCCGGAGCCGACGCCCGGCGAGTCGGCGGTGTCGCCGCTCGCGTGTGAGCCGCCGGAGCCTCCGTGCTCACCGTACTGACCCTCGGAAGGGCCGTCGTGGTTGGCGCATTTGTTGCCCACCGACGGGTTGAGCAGCCCGACGACGTTCACGGTGTTGCCGCAGACGTTCACCGGGACGTGCACCGGCGCCTGCACGATGTTGCCGGACAGTACGCCCGGTGAAGCGCCGGCGCTGCCCGCCGCGCCCGAGTCGGCGTGTGCGTAGCCACTGGCGGCGGCGATCACACCGGTCGCGGCGGCCATGGTCATCAAGCCCTTGCGCGTGCCCTGTCGCATGCTGAATTCCCCCCTGCCTTCCATGTCTTCGTGGGAGAGACCGGTCGGCCTCGGAGCGCATGACGCGTGCTCCGAGGCCGACGGCTTGTCGAAGGACGCCCTTCAGAGAACCGGCGTCACTCGTTGACGCAGGCGGCACCGAAGGTGGGGTTCAGGAGCCCGATCACGTCGATCGTGTTGCCGCACACGTTCACCGGGACGTGGACAGGCGCCTGGACGGCGTTGCCGGACGCGACGCCCGGCGAGTGCGCGGTGGCACCCTGGGCACCGGAGTCGGCGACGGCAAGGCCCGCGCCCGCGAGAACCAGCCCGCCGGTGGCGGCCGCAGCAGCGACGACCTTCTTGATCATTCTTCCTCCTCGTTGGCAATGCGACCCCAAGGTGCGGGATCACATCACCTGTAACGAGGAGGGACTGATGAAGCTACGAACCGATGGTCGCATTCACCCTTCTCAGTCGGTCTCGTACGACTGCCCGAATGCCGCAGGGCACGACGTCACGACGCGTCGATGAACCGGTCGAGCACCCGCACGCCGAACTGCAGGCCGTCGACCGGCACCCGCTCGTCCACGCCGTGGAACATGCCGGCGAAGTCCAGCTCCGGCGGCAGCTTCAGCGGGGCGAAGCCGAAGCCGCGGATGCCGAGGTCGTCGAAGGACTTGGCGTCGGTGCCGCCGGAGAGCATGTAGGGGATCGCCTTGGCGGTGGGGTCCTCGGCGAGCAGCGCGGACTGCATGGCCTCCACCAGCGCGCCGTCGAAGGTGGTCTCGACGGCCTTGTCGGCGTGCACGTCCTCGCGGCGGACCTTCGGGCCGAGCAGCCGGTCGAGGTCGGCGAGGAACTCCTCCTCGTGGCCGGGCAGGAACCGGCCGTCGATGTGGGCGGTGGCCTCGCCCGGGATGACGTTGACCTTGTAGCCGGCGTTCAGCTGGGTGGGGTTGGCGGTGTTGCTCAGGGTCGCGCCGATCAGCTTGGCGATGCCGCCGAGCTTGGCGAGGGTGGACTCCATGTCCTCCGGGTCCAGCTCGGTGCCGAGCGCGTCGCCGAGCTCGTCGAGGAAGGCCCGGGTGGTCTTGGTGACCCGGACCGGGAACTTGTGGCGGCCGACCCGGGCGACCGCCTCGGACAGCTCGGTGATGGCGTTGTCGCGGTGGATCATCGACCCGTGCCCGGCGGTGCCGGCCACGGTCAGCTTCATCCAGTGCATGCCCTTCTCGGCCGTCTGGATCAGGTACAGCCGCCGCTGGTCGTCGACGGTGAAGGAGAAGCCGCCGACCTCGCTGATCGCCTCGGTGACGCCCTCGAACAGCTCCGGGTGGTGGTCGACCAGGTAGCGGGCGCCGTACGTGCCGCCGGCCTCCTCGTCGGCGAGGAAGGCGACCACGACGTCCCGTGGGGGCCGGCGCCCGCTGCGCAGCCGGTCGCGGACGACCGCCAGCGTCATGGCGTCCATGTCCTTCATGTCGACGGCCCCGCGCCCCCACACGCACCCGTCGGCGATCTCGCCGGAGAACGGGTGGTGGGTCCAGTCGACGGCGTTGGCCGGTACGACGTCCAGGTGGCCGTGGATGAGCAGCGCGGGCCGGGACGGGTCCTCGCCCTCGATGCGGGCCACCGTGGAGGCGCGGCCGGGGTGGGACTCGTAGATCTTCGGCTCCAGCCCGACCTCGGCGAGCTTCTCGGCGACCCACTCGGCGGCCTTGCGCTCGCCCGGGCCGGAGTGGTCGCCGTAGTTGCTGGTGTCGAACCGGATCAGCTCGCGGCAGAGGTCCACGACCTCGTCCTCGCCGGTGACGCCCCTGGCCGTGTCCGTCTCGCTCACGTGCTTCCTCCCGCTGTCACTGCTGGTGGTCCCCTCATCCTCTCCCCGGCCCCGCTCCGGGCCCAAGACCGGACCCGGCCCGACACACGTCCTTTACGAGCCCGGCCCGGGACCGGGGGTGATCAGCCACCCCCGAAGGCCGGGGTGATCAGCCACCCCCGAAAGCCTGGTAAAGTCTCCTTCGTCGCCGCGAGGGAAACCCCGCCGAAAGGGAAACCCCGCACGACAGACACCTTGTCCGGGTGGCGGAATGGCAGACGCGCTAGCTTGAGGTGCTAGTGCCCTTTATCGGGCGTGGGGGTTCAAGTCCCCCCTCGGACACCAGTGAGGCCCCTGCTCTGCGGGGGCCTTTCGCATGCCCCGGCGCGGCTCCCTAGACTTGAGGGATGGCCCGGCCCAACGACGAGGTCGAGGCGCTGCTGCGGGAGTACGCCGACCTCATCGCGATCACCGGAGGCGACGCCTTCAAGGCGCGCGCCTACGAGAAGGCGGCGCGGGCGATCGGCGGGTACCCCGCGGACATCTCCACCCTGGACGCCGAGGGGCTGCGGGAGATACCGAACGTGGGCCGGTCGATCGCCGACAAGGTGGCCGAGTACCTGCGCACGGGCCGGATGGCGGCGGTCGAGGAGCGCCGGGCGAGGATCCCCGCCGGGGTGCGCGAGCTGATCACGATCCCGACGCTGGGCCCCAGGAAGGCGCTGCGGCTCTACGAGGACCTGCACATCTCGTCGGTGAGCGAGCTGGCCGCGGCCGTCGAGGCGGACGCGCTGGCCGATCTGAAGGGCTTCGGGGAGAAGACGCAGGAGAACATCCGGCACGGCATCGAGCTGCTCCAGCGGGCGGGCGACCGGGTGCCGCTGTCGCTGGCGCTGGACACCGCGGAGGAGATCGTCGGGGAGCTGTCCGCCGTGACGGGCTGCACGCGCTGCGCGTACGCCGGTTCGCTGCGCCGGATGCGGGAGACCGTCGGCGACCTGGACGTGCTGGTCGCGGCGAAGCGGTCGGCGCCGTTCATGGACGCGCTGTGCGAGCTGCCGGTCACCGCCGAGGTCGTCGCGCGGGGCACGAAGAAGACCTCGGTGCGCACCGGCAAGGGGCTCCAGGTCGACCTGCGGGTGGTGCCGCCGGAGTCGTGGGGGGCCGCGCTGCAGTACTTCACCGGGTCCAAGGCGCACAACATCCGTACCCGGACCATCGCCGTGCACCGCGGGCTGAAGCTCTCCGAGTACGGCGTGTTCGACACCGGGAGCGGGGAGTCGGTGGCCTCCCGCACCGAGGAGGAGGTGTACGCGCGGCTCGGGCTGCCGTGGATCGCGCCGACGCTGCGCGAGGACCGCGGGGAGATCGAGGCGGCGCTGGGGGACGGCCTGCCGGAGGTGGTGACCGAGCGGGACATCCGCGGTGACCTGCACACGCACACCGATCTCACGGACGGTCTGGCGTCGCTGGAGGCGATGGTGGAGGCCGCCGCCGAGCGCCGGTACGCGTACTACGCGGTCACCGACCACGCGCCCGACCTGTACATGCAGCGCATGACGGACGAGAAGATCCTCGCCCAGCGGGAGCGGCTGCGGGAGCTGGACGGCACCCGGCACGGGATGCGGCTGCTGCACGGCACCGAGCTGAACATCGGCCCGGACGGGGAGGTGGACTGGCCACAGGAGTTCCTGGCCGGTTTCGATCTGTGCGTGGCCTCGCTGCACTCGCACTTCGACCTGGGCCGCACCGCGATGACGCGGCGGCTGGTGCGGGCCTGCGAGAACCCGTACGTCCACATCATCGGGCACCCCACGACCCGGCTGATCGGCAAGCGGCCGGGCGTCGACGCCGACTGGGACGCGGTGTTCGCCGCGTGCGCGCGCACCGGCACCGCGCTGGAGGTCAACGCCCAGCCGGACCGGCTGGACCTGCGCGACGAGGACATCCTGCGGGCCCGGGAGCACGGCGTGAAGTTCGCCGTGGACACCGACGCGCACTCCGTCCCGCACCTCGCGCAGCTGCGCTTCGGCGTGGGCACCGCGCAGCGCGGCTGGCTCACCGGGGAGGACGTGATCAACACCTGGCCGCTGAGCCGGCTGCGCCGGTTCCTGCGCAAGGGCGGACGGGAGTGAGGAGCCGTCTCACGGGAGGGGCCGTGCCGTCAGCGTGCCGTCGTCGCCGTGTTCGACCCGGGTGCCGAGGTCGCGGGCGTAACCGTCGAGGACGGTACGCAGCCAGGAGGTGTCCTCGGCCGAGGCGTGCTCCAGGCGGAGCCGGCGGACCTGGAGCGGCACCATCCGCAGACCGGTGAGCCGGCCGGTGCCGCGTTCGGCCGAGACCAGGTACAGCAGGCGCAGGTCGTCGCGGTAGCGCTCGTAGCCGCCGATGCCCTCGTAGTCGTCGACGAGGTCGCCGCAGCCGTACAGGACGAGCCGGTCGCGGTAGATCTCCGGCGGGCGCGGGTGGTGCGAGGAGTGTCCGTGGACGACGTGGGCGCCCGCCTCGACGAGCGCGTGGGCGAACCGGACCTCGGCGCGGGAGGGGACGTAGCCCCAGTTGGGGCCCCAGTGGACGGAGGCGACGACGAGGTCGCCGGGCCGCTCGACCCGGCGCAGGCGGTCGGCGAACTCGGCGGCGGCGGCCGTGGTCGGTGCGGTGACGAGGGCGACGCCGGGCCGGTCGGCGGTGGCGGCCCAGCCGTGCGGGATGCCGCTGGAGGGCATGCCGAAGGCGAAGACGAGGACGCGTCCGCCGGACCGCAGCGGGACGGTCGCCGGGCGCCATGCCGCGGCCGCGTCCCGGCCCGCCCCGGCGGTGCGCAGTCCGGCCGCGGCGAGGGATTCCAGCGTCTCCTGCAGGCCGGCCGGCCCGAAGTCGAGTACGTGGTTGTTGGCGAGGACGCAGACGTCCGGGCGGGCCGCGGCGAGGCAGGGCAGGTTGGCGGGGTGCATGCGGTAGTGGACGGCCTTGCCGGGCGCGAAGTCGCCGTCCCGGGTGACGGCGGTCTCCAGGTTGAGCACCCGGACGTCCGGGGCGGCCCGCTCCAGGACGGGCAGCGCCTCGCCCCAGGGCCATTCGGGGTCCACGGGCCGGGGCACCGGTCCGCCTGCGGCCTCGGCCAGGGCGACGTACTCCCGGGCGTCGCGCACGTAGTCCTCCCGCAGGAGGGGGGCGACGGGGTGCGGGAGGATCTGGTCCACGCCCCGGCCGAGCATGACGTCCCCCGCGAGGAACAGGGTGACGGCGTCCCCGCCCCCGGCCCGCGGGCCGGGGCCTGCCGTTCGGGTCGTGCGGGGCCCGGGCGCCCCGGCATCGCGCCTCGCCCCGTTGTCGTCGGTTGCCATGGCTGCGCCCTGACGCCCTCCTCCGCCTTGCGGTGCACGGCACCGGACCGCGCTCCCTGATCCGGCCTGATCCGGACGGGCGGCCCTAGACGTGGGCGGGTGCCATGTGGTCCGTGAACCAGTCACGGGCCAGCTCGGTCACCTGTTCCAGCGTGCCGGGCTCCTCGAAGAGGTGGGTGGCGCCGGGGACCACCGCGAGCCGGTTCTCGCAGCGCAGTTGTGCCTGCGCCTCCCGGTTGAGGTCGAGGACCAGCGGATCCGCGCCGCCGACGACGAGCAGGGTGGGTGCCGTCACCGCGGCCAGCCGGGCTCCGGCGAGGTCCGGCCGGCCGCCGCGGGAGACCACCGCGGCGGGCCGGGCGTCGGGGTCGGCGGCGGCCCACAGCGCGGCGGCCGCACCGGTGCTGGCGCCGAACCAGCCGACGGCGAGCCCCTCGACGTCGGGTTCCTCGCGCAGCCAGCGGGTGGCGTCGAGCAGCCGACCGGCCAGCAGGGCGATGTCGAACACGTTGCCCCGGTCTGCCTCCTCCGCGTCGGTGAGCAGGTCGAACAGCAGGGTGCCGAGGCCGGCCCGGTGCAGCCCCTCGGCCACGAACCGGTTGCGCGGGCTGTGCCGGCTGCTGCCGCTGCCGTGGGCGAAGGCCACCACGCCGGTGGCGCCCTCGGGCAGGGTGAGCCGTCCGCCCAGCCGTACGGCTCCGGCCGTCACCGTCACTTCGCGGTCGGCGGACCCGGCGCCCGCGGTGTGCCGGTGCCGGCTCGCGGCCCGGCGCAGGCAGGCGGTGACCTCTTCGTCCTCGGTCTGGGCGAAGTCGGCGTAGAACTGGCCGACCGCGGCGAAGTCCCAGGGGGTGTGCAGGCAGACCAGTTCGTCGGCGTCCCCGCCGAGCCGCCGGGCGAAGTCCCGCGGGGCGACGGGGACGGCCAGGACGATGCGGGCCGCGCCCCGGGCCCGGGCGATCCGGCAGGCGGCCCGCGCGGTGGAGCCGGTGGCCACGCCGTCGTCCACCACGACGGCGGTCCGTCCGGCGACGGAGACCGGGGGCGTCGCGCCCCGGTAGCGCGCGGCCCGGTCGTGCAGCACCCGGAGCTCGCGCTCCTCGACGCCCGCGAGGTCCGCGTCCGAGACGCCGGTCCCGCGCAGCACCTCCTGGTTGATCACGCGGACGCCGTCCTCGCCGATCGCTCCCATCCCCAGTTCGGGCTGGTACGGCACGCCGAGCTTCCGCACCAGGCAGACGTCCAGGGGCGCGTCGAGCGCGGCGGCGACCTCGGCGGCGACCGGCACCCCTCCCCGGGGCAGTCCGAGCACCACCACGTCCTGGCCCCTGAGGTACTCCAGGCGTTCGCCCAGCCGTCGGCCCGCTTCGAGGCGGTTCCTGAAGTGCACGGCGGCGCTCCTTCACTCGCGGGGCAGCCAGAGCGGCACCGGGGCGTCCGTGTCGGCGGCTCCCGTCGCCTTCATGTCGCCGTCGGCGGCGCGCAGCAGCATGCGGCCCATGGCGATGAGGGCGCGCCCGGCGGCGAGTTCGTCGCCGATCTCCGGCATCGCCCGGTCGTAGGGATTGCGGCGGGCCTCCGCGTGGCTCTCCAGGACGTTGTCCCCGGTGTCCAGGATGATCCGGGCCGTGGTGTCCGGATCGTGCTCGCACAGGTACACGTTCAGCCGCCACTCCTTGACGGCGGGACGGCTGCTCACGGGTCCGGTCATCGTCCGCCACCTCGCTCCGCGGACCGCGCCGCGACGGGCGGTCGGCCGTCCGCCGGTTCCGCCGCGGCCGGTCGCGCAGTTCCCAGCGCCCCTACGGGGTGCTCCAGTCCGGCACTTCCACTGTGCACCCGACCCGGGGCCGACGCCTCCCCTGCTGCGGGCACAATGTGGGCCATGACCTCGCGCACCTGCCCCTGCGGACTCCCCCGGTCCTACGACGCCTGCTGCGGCCGCTTCCACGCGGGAGCGGCGGCCGCGCCGACCGCCGAGCTGCTGATGCGGTCGCGGTACAGCGCGTTCGTGAAGGGGGACGCGGGGTACCTGCTGCGCACCTGGCATCCGCGGACCCGGCCCGGGCGGCTGGACCTCGACCCGCGGATGCGGTGGACGGGGCTGGAGATCCTGGACACCACCGACGGGTCGGCCTTCCACGGCACCGGCACGGTGACCTTCCGCGCCTCCTACCGGGGCGGCTCGCTGCACGAGCGGAGCCGGTTCGAGCGGGTGGACGGGGCGTGGGTGTACGTGGACGGGGACTTCGTCGACTAGCCCGGGGTCCGGCGCCGGGGGCTAGGGCGCGAGGATGTCCAGTTCCTGGAGGGCGCCCACGGTGATCTGCCTGGTCAGTTCCTCGGCGCGGGTCGCGTCGCCCGCGCGGACCGCCTCGGCCACCTGCACGTGCAGGGTGACGGCCGCCGGGTCGGGGTCCTCGAACATGACCTCGTGATGGGTGCGGCCGGCCAGCACCTCCGCGACGACGTCGCCGAGCCGGGCGAACATCTCGTTTCCGGAGGCGGTGAGGACCACCCGGTGGAAGGCGATGTCGTGGACCAGGTACTTCTCCAGTTTGTGGCCGCGTGAGTTGGCCACCATGCCGAGTGCGCACTCGGTGAGTTCGGCGCACTGCTCGGCCGTGGCGTGCTGGGCGGCGAGGCCGGCCGCGACGGGTTCGATCGCGGAGCGCAGCACGGTGAGCGAGCGCAGTTGGTGCGGCCGGTCGGCGCCGGCCAGGCGCCAGCGGATGACCTGCGGGTCGTAGACGTTCCACTCGGCTTTCGGGCGGACCGTGACGCCGACCCGGCGGCGGGACTCGACCAGGTGCATGGACTCCAGCACGCGGACCGCCTCGCGCATCACCGAGCGCGACACCTCGAAGTGCTGGGCCAGCTCGTCGGTGCGCAGAACGCTGCCCGGCGGGTACTCGCCGGCGGTGATCGCGGGGCCGAGGGTGTCCAGTACACGGCCGTGCAGCCCCCGGCCCGGTGTGCTCATGCACTCAGAGTACGGCGTGGATCACGGAGACAAAAAGTCAGACTTATAAGTCACAGACTCTTGAATTAGTCGTACCTAATGGGTTTCAGTGTGGCGACGCCGCCAGTGGCGTCGGATGTCGAGGAAGACAGCGAGGCAGTCATGCGAACCCCCCAGGTCGTCGTCGTGATGGGCGTCGCGGGGACGGGCAAGACCACGATCGGTCCCCTGCTCGCCGCGCGGCTGGGCGTCCCGTACGCCGAGGGCGACGACTTCCACCCGCAGGCCAACATCGCCAAGATGTCGGCCGGGATCCCGCTCGACGACGCCGACCGGTGGCCGTGGCTGGAGGCCATCGGGCACTGGGCGCACGGCCGGGCCGGACTGGGCGGGGTGGTCAGCAGCTCGGCGTTGAAACGGTCGTACCGCGACCGGCTCCGGGCCGTGGCGCCCGGAATCGTGTTCCTGCACCTCACGGGCGACCGGGAGCTGATCGAGGGGCGGATGTCCCAGCGGCAGGGTCACTTCATGCCGACCGCGCTGCTGGACTCGCAGTTCGCCACGCTCCAGCCACTCCAGCCGGACGAGGCCGGAGTGGCCGTGGACGTCAGCGGCAGCCCGCAGGAGATCACCGAGCGAGCCGTGCGAGCCCTGGACGCGCTTCCCCTCGCATCCGAGTAACACCCCACCCCCGTCCCCCGTAACCCAAGGGAACCCCCCGTGACCAGACTCAGCGTCGAGATGCTGGCAGCGGACGCACCTGCGCCGATCACCTCCGCCGGGCACGCCCAGCTGGGCATCGCCGTTCTGGTGGGCATCGCCGTCATCGTCCTGCTCATCACCAAGTTCAAGCTCCATGCCTTCCTGGCGCTGACCATCGGGTCGCTGACGCTCGGGGCGGTCGCCGGGGCGCCCCTCGACAAGGCCATCACCAGCTTCACCACCGGACTCGGCGCGACCGTGGCCGGCGTCGGCGTCCTGATCGCGCTCGGGTCGATCCTGGGCAAACTGCTCGCCGACTCGGGCGGCGCCGACGAGATCGTGGACACGATCCTCGCCAGGGCCGGCGGGCGCGCCATGCCGTGGGCGATGGTGCTGATCGCCTCCCTGATCGGCCTGCCGCTG contains these protein-coding regions:
- a CDS encoding chaplin, yielding MRQGTRKGLMTMAAATGVIAAASGYAHADSGAAGSAGASPGVLSGNIVQAPVHVPVNVCGNTVNVVGLLNPSVGNKCANHDGPSEGQYGEHGGSGGSHASGDTADSPGVGSGNTVQVPVDVPVNVCGNSVDVVGAGNPTAGNDCANGGGSEQGTPPGKPGGPGEPGQPGHPGQPGHPGQPGHPGHPGQPGKPGHPGHPGTGTQTGKGGSTGHGASQVRAEAGRSTQPLSTAQLAHTGSEVPLGIALPVGAGALLAGSVLYRKARAAA
- a CDS encoding chaplin; amino-acid sequence: MIKKVVAAAAATGGLVLAGAGLAVADSGAQGATAHSPGVASGNAVQAPVHVPVNVCGNTIDVIGLLNPTFGAACVNE
- a CDS encoding dsRBD fold-containing protein, which produces MTGPVSSRPAVKEWRLNVYLCEHDPDTTARIILDTGDNVLESHAEARRNPYDRAMPEIGDELAAGRALIAMGRMLLRAADGDMKATGAADTDAPVPLWLPRE
- a CDS encoding FadR/GntR family transcriptional regulator, with the translated sequence MSTPGRGLHGRVLDTLGPAITAGEYPPGSVLRTDELAQHFEVSRSVMREAVRVLESMHLVESRRRVGVTVRPKAEWNVYDPQVIRWRLAGADRPHQLRSLTVLRSAIEPVAAGLAAQHATAEQCAELTECALGMVANSRGHKLEKYLVHDIAFHRVVLTASGNEMFARLGDVVAEVLAGRTHHEVMFEDPDPAAVTLHVQVAEAVRAGDATRAEELTRQITVGALQELDILAP
- the polX gene encoding DNA polymerase/3'-5' exonuclease PolX codes for the protein MARPNDEVEALLREYADLIAITGGDAFKARAYEKAARAIGGYPADISTLDAEGLREIPNVGRSIADKVAEYLRTGRMAAVEERRARIPAGVRELITIPTLGPRKALRLYEDLHISSVSELAAAVEADALADLKGFGEKTQENIRHGIELLQRAGDRVPLSLALDTAEEIVGELSAVTGCTRCAYAGSLRRMRETVGDLDVLVAAKRSAPFMDALCELPVTAEVVARGTKKTSVRTGKGLQVDLRVVPPESWGAALQYFTGSKAHNIRTRTIAVHRGLKLSEYGVFDTGSGESVASRTEEEVYARLGLPWIAPTLREDRGEIEAALGDGLPEVVTERDIRGDLHTHTDLTDGLASLEAMVEAAAERRYAYYAVTDHAPDLYMQRMTDEKILAQRERLRELDGTRHGMRLLHGTELNIGPDGEVDWPQEFLAGFDLCVASLHSHFDLGRTAMTRRLVRACENPYVHIIGHPTTRLIGKRPGVDADWDAVFAACARTGTALEVNAQPDRLDLRDEDILRAREHGVKFAVDTDAHSVPHLAQLRFGVGTAQRGWLTGEDVINTWPLSRLRRFLRKGGRE
- a CDS encoding M20/M25/M40 family metallo-hydrolase; protein product: MSETDTARGVTGEDEVVDLCRELIRFDTSNYGDHSGPGERKAAEWVAEKLAEVGLEPKIYESHPGRASTVARIEGEDPSRPALLIHGHLDVVPANAVDWTHHPFSGEIADGCVWGRGAVDMKDMDAMTLAVVRDRLRSGRRPPRDVVVAFLADEEAGGTYGARYLVDHHPELFEGVTEAISEVGGFSFTVDDQRRLYLIQTAEKGMHWMKLTVAGTAGHGSMIHRDNAITELSEAVARVGRHKFPVRVTKTTRAFLDELGDALGTELDPEDMESTLAKLGGIAKLIGATLSNTANPTQLNAGYKVNVIPGEATAHIDGRFLPGHEEEFLADLDRLLGPKVRREDVHADKAVETTFDGALVEAMQSALLAEDPTAKAIPYMLSGGTDAKSFDDLGIRGFGFAPLKLPPELDFAGMFHGVDERVPVDGLQFGVRVLDRFIDAS
- a CDS encoding DUF5703 family protein — protein: MPEYEFVDVYVPRGVSRKEATRLLTDHAEYGHWELDRLSLLRDGSRRVRLRRRIIRQVRATW
- a CDS encoding phosphoribosyltransferase family protein, whose protein sequence is MHFRNRLEAGRRLGERLEYLRGQDVVVLGLPRGGVPVAAEVAAALDAPLDVCLVRKLGVPYQPELGMGAIGEDGVRVINQEVLRGTGVSDADLAGVEERELRVLHDRAARYRGATPPVSVAGRTAVVVDDGVATGSTARAACRIARARGAARIVLAVPVAPRDFARRLGGDADELVCLHTPWDFAAVGQFYADFAQTEDEEVTACLRRAASRHRHTAGAGSADREVTVTAGAVRLGGRLTLPEGATGVVAFAHGSGSSRHSPRNRFVAEGLHRAGLGTLLFDLLTDAEEADRGNVFDIALLAGRLLDATRWLREEPDVEGLAVGWFGASTGAAAALWAAADPDARPAAVVSRGGRPDLAGARLAAVTAPTLLVVGGADPLVLDLNREAQAQLRCENRLAVVPGATHLFEEPGTLEQVTELARDWFTDHMAPAHV
- a CDS encoding CapA family protein, giving the protein MLGRGVDQILPHPVAPLLREDYVRDAREYVALAEAAGGPVPRPVDPEWPWGEALPVLERAAPDVRVLNLETAVTRDGDFAPGKAVHYRMHPANLPCLAAARPDVCVLANNHVLDFGPAGLQETLESLAAAGLRTAGAGRDAAAAWRPATVPLRSGGRVLVFAFGMPSSGIPHGWAATADRPGVALVTAPTTAAAAEFADRLRRVERPGDLVVASVHWGPNWGYVPSRAEVRFAHALVEAGAHVVHGHSSHHPRPPEIYRDRLVLYGCGDLVDDYEGIGGYERYRDDLRLLYLVSAERGTGRLTGLRMVPLQVRRLRLEHASAEDTSWLRTVLDGYARDLGTRVEHGDDGTLTARPLP
- a CDS encoding YchJ family protein, whose product is MTSRTCPCGLPRSYDACCGRFHAGAAAAPTAELLMRSRYSAFVKGDAGYLLRTWHPRTRPGRLDLDPRMRWTGLEILDTTDGSAFHGTGTVTFRASYRGGSLHERSRFERVDGAWVYVDGDFVD
- a CDS encoding gluconokinase, producing the protein MRTPQVVVVMGVAGTGKTTIGPLLAARLGVPYAEGDDFHPQANIAKMSAGIPLDDADRWPWLEAIGHWAHGRAGLGGVVSSSALKRSYRDRLRAVAPGIVFLHLTGDRELIEGRMSQRQGHFMPTALLDSQFATLQPLQPDEAGVAVDVSGSPQEITERAVRALDALPLASE